One genomic region from Kamptonema formosum PCC 6407 encodes:
- the ftsH2 gene encoding ATP-dependent zinc metalloprotease FtsH2: MKITWKTALLWTLPALVIGFFLWQGAFAASPTDMSKNTASTRMSYGRFLEYLNASRVTSVDLYEGGRTAIVEAIDPELDNHAQRWRVDLPANAPELISQLRDANIAFDTHPTRNDGALWSLVGNLVFPILLIAGLFFLFRRSNNVPGGPGQAMNFGKSKARFQMEAKTGVVFGDVAGVEEAKEELEEVVTFLKKPERFTAIGAKIPKGVLLVGPPGTGKTLLAKAIAGEAGVPFFSISGSEFVEMFVGVGASRVRDLFKKAKENAPCIIFIDEIDAVGRQRGAGIGGGNDEREQTLNQLLTEMDGFEGNTGIIIIAATNRPDVLDSALLRPGRFDRQVSVDTPDIKGRLEILEVHARNKKLGADISLDAIARRTPGFTGADLANLLNEAAILTARRRKDAITMLEVDDAVDRVVAGMEGTPLVDSKSKRLIAYHEIGHAIVGTIIKAHDPVQKVTLVPRGQARGLTWFMPSEDQGLISRSQILARIMGALGGRAAEEVVFGDAEVTTGAGNDLQQVTGMARQMVTRFGMSDLGPMSLEAQQSEIFLGRDYTARSEYSEEIASRIDGQVRSIVDHCYNEARRIIRENRTVIDRLVDLLIEKETIDGEEFRQIVAEYTFVPEKEEYVPQL; encoded by the coding sequence TAGTCATCGGATTTTTCCTGTGGCAAGGGGCCTTTGCTGCTTCCCCCACAGATATGAGCAAGAATACTGCTAGTACCCGGATGAGCTATGGCAGATTCTTGGAGTACCTTAACGCCAGTAGAGTAACTAGCGTTGACCTCTATGAAGGGGGTCGCACGGCTATTGTGGAGGCGATCGATCCAGAATTGGATAATCACGCGCAGCGGTGGCGGGTAGATTTGCCAGCAAATGCTCCTGAATTGATTTCTCAACTCAGGGATGCCAATATTGCTTTTGATACTCACCCTACACGCAATGACGGCGCACTCTGGAGCTTAGTAGGAAACTTAGTTTTCCCGATTCTGTTGATCGCAGGTTTGTTTTTTCTCTTCCGCCGCAGCAATAATGTCCCCGGTGGGCCTGGTCAAGCGATGAATTTCGGGAAATCGAAGGCTCGTTTCCAAATGGAGGCTAAAACGGGTGTTGTCTTCGGTGATGTGGCTGGAGTTGAAGAAGCGAAAGAAGAACTTGAAGAAGTGGTGACATTTCTGAAAAAGCCGGAACGATTTACTGCTATTGGCGCGAAGATTCCTAAAGGTGTGTTGCTTGTCGGCCCTCCCGGAACTGGTAAAACTTTGCTGGCAAAGGCGATCGCAGGTGAAGCGGGTGTTCCTTTCTTCAGCATCTCTGGTTCGGAATTTGTGGAGATGTTTGTCGGTGTTGGTGCTTCCCGCGTTCGGGACTTGTTTAAGAAGGCTAAGGAAAATGCTCCTTGTATTATCTTTATTGATGAAATCGATGCTGTAGGCCGTCAGCGGGGTGCAGGTATTGGTGGCGGTAACGATGAACGGGAACAGACTCTCAACCAATTGCTGACGGAAATGGACGGTTTTGAGGGCAATACTGGGATTATTATCATTGCGGCTACTAACCGCCCTGATGTACTTGACTCTGCTTTGCTGCGTCCGGGTCGGTTCGATCGCCAGGTGTCGGTGGATACGCCGGATATTAAGGGTCGCTTAGAAATCTTAGAGGTTCACGCTCGAAATAAGAAACTGGGTGCGGATATTTCTTTGGATGCGATCGCCCGCCGTACTCCTGGCTTTACTGGTGCTGATTTGGCGAATTTGCTCAATGAAGCAGCGATTTTAACCGCTCGTCGTCGTAAGGATGCGATTACGATGTTGGAGGTTGATGACGCTGTAGACCGCGTTGTGGCGGGTATGGAAGGTACTCCTTTGGTTGATAGCAAGAGCAAGCGTTTAATCGCTTATCACGAAATTGGCCACGCGATCGTGGGTACGATTATTAAAGCTCACGATCCCGTACAGAAGGTGACTTTAGTTCCTCGCGGACAAGCACGGGGTTTGACTTGGTTTATGCCAAGTGAAGACCAAGGATTGATTTCGCGATCGCAAATTCTCGCCCGGATTATGGGCGCTTTAGGTGGTCGCGCCGCCGAAGAAGTAGTTTTCGGCGATGCTGAAGTTACTACTGGTGCAGGTAACGATTTGCAGCAGGTAACGGGAATGGCCCGGCAAATGGTAACTCGCTTTGGGATGTCCGATTTAGGGCCGATGTCTCTGGAAGCACAACAGAGTGAAATCTTTTTGGGTCGGGACTACACAGCGCGATCGGAGTATTCTGAAGAAATCGCCTCTCGCATTGATGGTCAAGTCCGGTCAATAGTCGATCATTGCTATAACGAAGCTCGCCGAATTATCCGCGAAAATCGCACAGTCATTGACCGTTTAGTTGACCTGTTGATCGAGAAAGAAACAATCGACGGTGAAGAGTTCCGCCAAATTGTTGCTGAGTACACTTTTGTGCCTGAAAAAGAGGAGTATGTGCCTCAGTTATAG
- a CDS encoding type II toxin-antitoxin system RelE/ParE family toxin, whose amino-acid sequence MKFAITYSLKKNYNAASRFFDTLRQKCKLVANFPNMGKSYEYISPNLRGFIVDDYSNRPVA is encoded by the coding sequence ATGAAATTTGCGATTACCTATTCACTAAAAAAAAATTATAATGCCGCTAGCCGCTTTTTTGATACACTAAGGCAGAAATGTAAACTTGTGGCAAATTTTCCCAATATGGGAAAAAGTTACGAGTATATATCACCCAACTTGCGTGGTTTTATAGTTGATGATTATAGCAACCGCCCAGTCGCTTAG
- a CDS encoding aminopeptidase P N-terminal domain-containing protein gives MINPAEYRQRREQFMAKIGSGTAVFRSAPMAVMHNDVEYAYRQDSDFLYLTGFNEASAVAVFAPHHEEHKFVLFVQPKDPEKETWHGYRAGVEGAKEIYGADEAYPINELDEKLPQYLEKAERIYYHLGRDRVFNETLLKHWQRLMATYPKRGTGPTAIEDSNIILHPMRLVKSETELALMRKAADISVEAHNHAMQFAKPGRYEYEIQAEIEHIFRLRGGNGPAYPSIVASGRNSCILHYIENNRQLQEGDLLLIDAGCAYDYYNADITRTFPIGGKFTPEQKTIYELVLEAQLQAIAEVKPGNPYSKVHENAVRVLVQGLMDLGLLCGDIEEIIKEEKYKPFYMHRTGHWLGLDVHDVGVYQYGENPQLLQPGQVLTVEPGIYISPEIKPVEGQPEVDRKWRGIGIRIEDDVLVTVDGHQVLTAAVPKSVESLEW, from the coding sequence ATGATAAATCCAGCAGAGTATCGGCAACGGCGCGAACAGTTCATGGCTAAAATTGGCAGCGGAACCGCAGTATTTCGCAGTGCCCCAATGGCAGTAATGCACAATGATGTCGAATATGCCTATCGCCAAGATAGCGATTTTTTATACTTAACTGGTTTCAATGAGGCCTCCGCTGTAGCAGTATTTGCACCCCACCACGAAGAACACAAATTTGTACTATTTGTCCAGCCAAAAGACCCCGAAAAAGAAACTTGGCATGGCTATCGCGCTGGCGTAGAAGGCGCAAAAGAAATCTACGGTGCAGATGAAGCTTATCCGATTAATGAGTTGGATGAAAAACTACCTCAATATTTAGAAAAAGCAGAGCGAATTTACTATCATTTAGGACGCGATCGAGTTTTCAACGAAACTCTCCTCAAACACTGGCAGCGCTTAATGGCAACCTATCCAAAACGTGGTACAGGCCCAACAGCCATTGAAGATTCTAACATAATTTTACACCCAATGCGCCTCGTTAAAAGCGAAACTGAATTAGCATTAATGCGGAAAGCCGCTGATATTTCAGTTGAAGCTCACAATCACGCAATGCAATTCGCAAAACCGGGGCGTTACGAGTATGAAATCCAAGCAGAAATCGAGCATATCTTTCGCCTGCGGGGTGGAAATGGCCCTGCTTACCCTTCAATTGTTGCATCAGGTCGTAACTCTTGTATTCTCCACTATATTGAAAATAATCGTCAACTTCAAGAGGGAGACTTATTACTAATTGATGCAGGTTGCGCTTACGACTACTATAACGCCGACATTACCCGCACATTTCCCATAGGTGGCAAATTTACTCCCGAACAAAAGACAATTTACGAATTAGTTTTAGAGGCACAATTACAAGCAATTGCCGAAGTTAAACCCGGAAATCCTTACAGCAAAGTTCACGAAAATGCTGTGCGAGTTCTAGTACAAGGTTTAATGGATTTAGGCCTCCTGTGTGGTGACATTGAAGAGATAATTAAAGAAGAGAAATACAAGCCATTTTATATGCACCGGACTGGACATTGGTTAGGGTTAGATGTTCACGATGTCGGCGTTTATCAGTACGGCGAAAATCCCCAACTTTTGCAACCAGGACAAGTTTTGACAGTCGAACCGGGAATTTATATCTCTCCAGAAATAAAACCAGTAGAAGGACAACCAGAAGTCGATCGAAAATGGCGCGGAATTGGCATCCGTATAGAAGACGATGTGTTAGTAACAGTAGATGGTCATCAAGTTTTGACAGCCGCAGTACCTAAATCTGTAGAATCATTAGAATGGTAA
- a CDS encoding type II toxin-antitoxin system ParD family antitoxin, with product MNISLTPEQEKFIDLQIKSGGYSSADEVIAQALQLLQESYRNSVEQRLEELQQKIASATEQITKGQLTDGEIVFARIQEKIRLLSEAQPET from the coding sequence ATGAACATTAGTCTTACACCTGAACAGGAAAAGTTTATTGATTTACAAATAAAAAGCGGTGGCTATTCTTCTGCTGATGAAGTAATTGCACAGGCATTGCAACTGCTTCAAGAAAGCTACCGTAATTCGGTTGAACAGCGACTGGAAGAATTACAACAGAAAATAGCAAGTGCAACTGAACAAATAACCAAAGGACAACTAACGGACGGCGAAATAGTTTTTGCCAGAATCCAGGAAAAAATTCGCCTGCTTTCTGAGGCTCAGCCAGAAACATGA
- a CDS encoding beta strand repeat-containing protein has product MDLENQQLGTTPSPISSDPVGTTPSPISSDPVGTTPSPISSDPVGTTPSPISSDPVGTTPSPISSDPLGTTTSPILSDPLGTTTSPILSDPLGTTTSPISDNNSTGTSTSFTPIFTTTAIDDSSTGVTLDSLYDETTYLEQNPDIKEAIKEGKFKNGKDHFDKFGKKEQREFSFIFSAKYYLAANKDVDEAYQKGDVKDPVEHFLKFGQYEVQRETSIFFSSSYYQEKNISVQDAIGKGEVKSVGEHFIKFGIKQELSFSAIFESEFYLKKYPGVKEAIDKGEIKSAAEHFLKYGMEEGRICTSLFDKNYYKAKYPDVDDKIKKGKFKSAFQQWLKEGYFEGFSPNALIDLSYYEQENPGADKDIKSGKFINLLDQFLKKGLKEGFSANAIFDIEFYGEKHSEAKDAVKSGKYSSLFEYFLKEGLQKGDISTSLFDEEFYKEQHPEALEAVKSGKYKTIFEYFLQEGMVKGDNPNALFDTEFYLDSDSEAATAIRSGKYKNALEYFLKVGMAKGDTTSPLFDADFYLETNAEASAAVKSGKYKSAFEYFLKVGFGKGDIPTALFDGDFYSQQNIDVDIDIKGGKFKNKFEHFLKKGIKEGLNFNPLIDVNFYIQQNAEVDIDIKAGKFKNKIEHLLKKGLKEDLKISVWFDKDFYIKQGSELGDRIGKGKFKSAFYDFISKGIFEDKSPISFFDVAYYRQNFKVEGKSSFLFFLKTGAARGDIPTTNINSFIQFIQQNQLTVIINLPGNIPGNDNPETPQQGDITWTGTNGPDRKQGFAGNDNFDGRGGNDFLFSGPGNDFLQGGEGNDFLDGEQGNDTLVGGPDNDTLWGGQGNDSLLGGAGNDFLLGEQGEDTLKGEAGNDTLLGAQGTDLLEGGEGNDSLSGGEGADVFVFGTNVGSDIISDFVSSSDKLQITSSGTVSVSFTGSSAVLNLNNNGTITLLGVTSLGANDIQILGGGSVIGLTSSTPNLTTVTGYGDYSTFTGPIFFDGSTGTGGSVTGTAFADIFSGGSGADIFNGGSGADLFYGGSGADIFSGGAGNDTFNGGAGDDTFTGGDGADVFVFGTTVGLNEGNDIISDFVSSTDKLQITSSGTVSVSFTGSSAVLNLNNNGTLTLLGVTSLGASDIEILGGGSVIGLTSATQTTLAAYGDYSTFTGPIFFDGSTGTGGSVTGTAFADIFSGGSGADNFSGGSGADLFYGGAGADTFSGGAGDDTFSGGAGNDSLSGGDGADVFVFGTTVGLNEGSDTISGFATGTDKLQITSSGTVSVSFSGGDAVLNLNNNGTVTLLGVTSLGTSDIQILGGGSLIGLTSTTATQTTLTAYGDYSTFTGPIFFDGSSTTGGSVTGTAFADIFKGGSGADNFSGGSGADLFYGGAGADTFSGGLGDDTFTGGEGNDSLSGGDGADVFVFGTTVGLNEGSDTISGFATGTDKLQITSSGTVSVSFSGGDAVLNLNNNGTVTLLGVTSLGTSDIQILGGGSLSTTTAANTTPITFNASAPGVYDFSGSTVAVNFVGSSGINNVTATAYADTLYGFEGDDIFNGGSGADIISGGSGADLLTGGAGNDVFVYSSTSEGGDTITDFVTGDVLRFSSANFGGFTSIIYQAAANTSVSVVDVNFVDFSGVASITSLAQAIDQFAVQSGASGPAFILYNSGAGSALAFDSNGTTAGGGFNITNFSGVVTLAANNFTLL; this is encoded by the coding sequence ATGGACTTAGAAAATCAACAATTAGGAACTACACCTAGTCCTATATCAAGCGATCCTGTAGGAACTACACCTAGTCCTATATCAAGCGATCCTGTAGGAACTACACCTAGTCCTATATCAAGCGATCCTGTAGGAACTACACCTAGTCCTATATCAAGCGATCCTGTAGGAACTACACCTAGTCCTATATCAAGCGATCCTTTAGGAACTACAACTAGCCCCATATTAAGCGATCCTTTAGGAACTACAACTAGCCCCATATTAAGCGATCCTTTAGGGACTACAACTAGCCCCATATCAGATAACAATTCGACTGGGACTTCCACAAGTTTCACCCCAATTTTCACCACAACCGCTATCGATGATAGTTCTACTGGAGTTACCCTTGACTCCCTGTATGATGAAACAACTTATCTGGAACAAAATCCAGACATCAAAGAGGCCATTAAAGAAGGTAAATTCAAAAATGGTAAGGATCACTTCGACAAATTTGGTAAAAAAGAGCAGCGCGAATTTAGCTTCATTTTTAGCGCCAAATACTATCTTGCTGCTAACAAAGATGTAGATGAAGCTTACCAAAAAGGAGATGTCAAAGATCCTGTAGAACACTTCCTTAAGTTTGGTCAATACGAAGTCCAACGCGAGACTAGCATCTTCTTCAGCAGTAGCTATTATCAAGAGAAGAACATCAGCGTCCAAGACGCTATAGGAAAAGGGGAAGTGAAAAGTGTTGGCGAACACTTTATCAAGTTTGGGATCAAACAAGAACTTAGCTTCTCTGCAATATTCGAGAGCGAATTTTACCTCAAGAAATATCCCGGAGTCAAAGAAGCGATTGACAAAGGCGAAATTAAGAGCGCCGCAGAGCACTTCTTAAAATACGGGATGGAAGAAGGAAGAATTTGCACTTCCTTATTCGACAAAAACTATTACAAAGCTAAATATCCCGACGTTGACGACAAGATCAAAAAAGGTAAATTCAAAAGTGCCTTTCAACAATGGCTTAAAGAAGGATATTTTGAGGGTTTTAGCCCCAACGCCCTGATCGATCTTAGCTATTACGAACAAGAAAATCCCGGTGCAGACAAAGACATCAAAAGCGGCAAATTTATCAATCTCCTCGACCAATTCCTCAAAAAAGGATTAAAGGAAGGATTTAGCGCCAATGCCATCTTTGATATCGAATTCTACGGAGAAAAGCATTCAGAAGCAAAGGATGCTGTCAAGTCAGGGAAATATAGCAGTCTGTTTGAATATTTCCTCAAAGAAGGTCTCCAAAAAGGTGATATCAGCACTTCCTTATTCGATGAAGAATTTTACAAGGAACAACATCCAGAAGCACTGGAAGCTGTTAAATCCGGTAAATACAAAACCATCTTTGAATACTTCCTCCAAGAAGGAATGGTCAAAGGTGATAACCCCAATGCTCTCTTTGATACCGAATTTTATTTAGACAGCGATTCCGAAGCAGCTACCGCTATCCGTTCGGGCAAATACAAAAATGCCCTTGAATACTTCCTCAAAGTGGGGATGGCAAAAGGCGACACAACTAGCCCCCTATTTGACGCTGATTTTTATCTAGAAACTAACGCAGAAGCATCCGCCGCCGTCAAGTCAGGGAAATATAAGAGTGCCTTTGAATACTTCTTGAAAGTAGGATTTGGCAAAGGAGACATCCCCACAGCCCTTTTCGATGGCGACTTTTACAGTCAGCAAAATATTGATGTAGACATCGATATCAAAGGCGGGAAGTTCAAGAATAAATTTGAACACTTCCTCAAAAAAGGGATTAAAGAAGGATTAAACTTCAATCCTCTGATCGATGTCAATTTTTATATCCAGCAAAATGCCGAAGTAGACATCGACATTAAAGCCGGTAAATTCAAGAACAAAATTGAACACCTGCTCAAAAAAGGTCTGAAAGAAGACTTGAAGATCAGCGTTTGGTTTGATAAAGACTTCTACATTAAGCAAGGTAGCGAACTAGGCGATCGCATCGGCAAAGGTAAATTCAAGAGCGCCTTCTACGACTTTATCAGCAAAGGCATCTTTGAAGACAAAAGCCCCATTTCCTTTTTTGATGTCGCCTACTATCGGCAGAACTTCAAAGTTGAAGGCAAGAGTAGCTTCCTCTTCTTCCTCAAAACTGGGGCGGCACGCGGCGACATCCCCACCACCAACATCAATAGCTTTATCCAGTTTATCCAGCAAAATCAGTTAACTGTCATCATCAACCTCCCCGGAAATATCCCAGGAAATGACAACCCTGAAACACCACAACAAGGTGATATTACTTGGACGGGTACAAACGGGCCTGACAGAAAACAAGGATTTGCTGGCAATGATAACTTCGACGGCCGAGGTGGCAACGACTTCCTATTCAGCGGGCCAGGCAATGATTTCCTCCAAGGCGGCGAAGGTAACGACTTCCTTGACGGCGAACAGGGTAACGACACTCTCGTTGGCGGCCCCGACAACGATACACTATGGGGCGGTCAAGGAAATGATTCCCTCTTAGGTGGTGCTGGCAACGACTTCCTGTTAGGCGAACAGGGCGAAGATACCCTCAAAGGCGAAGCTGGCAACGACACGCTCCTGGGCGCTCAAGGAACTGATTTGCTCGAAGGTGGAGAAGGTAACGACTCCCTCAGTGGCGGAGAAGGTGCCGATGTCTTTGTCTTCGGCACAAATGTTGGCAGCGATATCATCTCAGATTTCGTCAGCTCTAGCGATAAGCTGCAAATCACTTCCTCTGGAACTGTGAGCGTATCGTTCACCGGTTCTTCTGCTGTGCTGAACTTAAACAATAACGGCACTATCACGCTTTTGGGTGTCACATCTCTGGGAGCAAACGATATCCAAATCCTGGGCGGTGGTTCTGTGATTGGTCTGACAAGCAGCACACCAAATCTGACCACTGTGACTGGTTACGGAGATTACAGCACCTTCACAGGCCCAATATTCTTCGATGGCTCCACCGGCACAGGCGGTTCAGTGACAGGTACAGCTTTTGCTGACATCTTCTCTGGTGGTTCCGGTGCAGATATCTTTAATGGCGGTTCCGGTGCAGACTTGTTCTACGGCGGTTCTGGCGCTGATATCTTCAGCGGCGGTGCTGGCAATGACACCTTCAATGGTGGTGCTGGCGATGACACCTTCACAGGTGGCGATGGTGCTGATGTCTTTGTCTTCGGCACAACTGTGGGCTTAAACGAAGGCAACGATATCATCTCAGATTTCGTTAGCTCTACTGATAAGCTGCAAATCACTTCCTCTGGAACTGTGAGCGTATCGTTCACTGGTTCTTCTGCTGTGCTGAACTTGAACAATAACGGCACTCTCACGCTGTTAGGTGTCACCTCTCTGGGAGCAAGCGATATCGAAATCCTTGGTGGTGGTTCTGTAATTGGTCTAACGAGTGCAACTCAGACAACATTGGCAGCTTATGGAGATTACAGCACCTTCACAGGGCCGATATTCTTCGATGGTTCTACTGGTACTGGCGGTTCAGTTACAGGTACAGCTTTTGCTGACATCTTCTCTGGCGGTTCCGGCGCAGACAATTTCTCTGGCGGTTCCGGCGCAGACTTGTTCTACGGTGGTGCTGGCGCTGATACCTTCAGCGGCGGTGCTGGCGATGACACCTTCAGTGGTGGTGCTGGCAATGACTCTTTGAGTGGTGGCGATGGTGCTGATGTCTTTGTCTTCGGCACAACTGTGGGCTTAAACGAAGGCAGCGATACTATCTCTGGTTTTGCGACTGGTACTGATAAGCTGCAAATCACTTCCTCTGGAACGGTAAGCGTATCCTTCAGCGGTGGCGATGCTGTGTTGAACTTGAACAATAACGGCACTGTCACGCTCTTGGGTGTCACCTCTCTGGGAACAAGCGATATCCAAATCCTCGGCGGTGGTTCTCTGATTGGCCTGACGAGCACCACAGCAACTCAGACAACTTTGACTGCTTATGGAGATTACAGCACCTTTACAGGGCCGATATTCTTTGATGGCTCTAGTACTACTGGTGGCTCAGTCACGGGTACAGCTTTTGCTGACATCTTCAAAGGTGGTTCGGGCGCAGACAATTTCTCTGGCGGTTCCGGTGCAGACTTGTTCTACGGTGGTGCTGGCGCTGACACCTTCAGCGGCGGGTTAGGCGACGATACCTTCACTGGTGGTGAAGGCAATGACTCTTTGAGTGGTGGCGACGGTGCCGATGTCTTTGTCTTCGGCACAACTGTGGGCTTAAACGAAGGCAGCGATACTATCTCCGGTTTTGCGACTGGTACTGATAAGCTGCAAATCACTTCCTCTGGAACGGTAAGCGTATCCTTCAGCGGTGGCGATGCTGTGTTGAACTTGAACAATAACGGCACTGTCACGCTCTTGGGTGTCACTTCTCTGGGAACAAGCGATATCCAAATCTTGGGCGGTGGTTCTCTCAGCACTACAACCGCAGCTAACACGACTCCTATCACCTTCAATGCTTCTGCTCCTGGCGTTTACGACTTCAGCGGCAGTACCGTAGCTGTGAACTTTGTCGGTAGCTCTGGCATCAATAATGTGACGGCTACTGCTTACGCTGATACGCTCTACGGCTTTGAGGGTGATGACATCTTCAACGGCGGTTCTGGTGCGGACATTATCAGCGGTGGTTCTGGTGCTGACTTGCTGACTGGCGGCGCAGGCAATGATGTCTTTGTTTACAGCTCTACCAGTGAGGGTGGCGATACGATTACCGACTTCGTGACAGGTGATGTATTGCGCTTCAGCTCTGCAAACTTCGGCGGCTTCACTTCTATTATCTACCAGGCTGCTGCTAATACTAGCGTTAGCGTTGTGGATGTTAATTTTGTGGACTTCAGCGGAGTTGCCTCTATCACTTCTCTGGCGCAGGCGATCGATCAGTTCGCTGTTCAGTCAGGTGCTTCTGGGCCTGCTTTCATCCTGTATAACAGCGGTGCAGGTAGCGCATTGGCCTTTGATTCTAATGGCACTACTGCTGGCGGCGGCTTCAATATCACCAACTTCAGTGGTGTAGTGACTCTGGCGGCAAATAACTTTACTTTGTTGTAA
- a CDS encoding M20 family metallopeptidase, which yields MLPRIKDLASTLTPRLIEIRRHIHSHPELSGCEYQTSAYVAGVLSSCGLHVQESIGKTGVIGELKGAKETGEWLGIRTDMDALPIQERTDLDFTSRKSGVMHACGHDVHTTVGLGTAMVLSQLAESLKGHVRFLFQPAEEIAQGASWMIKDGAMQDVKAILGLHVFPSIPAGSVGIRHGALTAAADDLELTIVGESGHGARPHEAIDAIWIASQVITTLQQAIARTQNPLRPVVLTIGQISGGRAPNVIADRVKLLGTVRSLHPETHESLPAWIEQIVSNICRAYGANYELSYKRGVPGVQNDPALTQLVEGCALEAWGRSRVQILPEPSLGAEDFSMYLASAPGMMFRLGVGHKDKPNYPLHHPQFDVDESAIFTGVVTLAYAAYKYWQQA from the coding sequence ATGCTCCCCCGGATCAAAGATTTAGCTTCTACTCTCACACCTCGCTTGATTGAAATTCGCCGTCACATCCATTCACACCCGGAACTCAGCGGTTGTGAATACCAAACCTCTGCCTATGTAGCAGGTGTTTTGTCTTCCTGCGGCCTTCATGTCCAAGAATCGATTGGTAAAACTGGTGTAATTGGGGAACTCAAAGGCGCAAAGGAGACCGGCGAGTGGCTGGGGATTCGCACGGATATGGATGCTTTGCCGATTCAAGAGCGAACTGATTTAGATTTCACCTCTCGTAAATCGGGAGTGATGCACGCTTGTGGTCATGATGTCCATACCACTGTCGGTTTAGGTACAGCAATGGTACTGTCTCAGTTAGCAGAATCGCTCAAAGGTCACGTCCGCTTCTTATTTCAGCCAGCAGAGGAGATTGCTCAAGGTGCTAGCTGGATGATTAAAGATGGTGCAATGCAGGATGTGAAGGCAATTCTGGGGTTGCACGTTTTCCCTAGTATTCCCGCAGGTTCAGTGGGAATTAGACATGGGGCTTTGACGGCGGCGGCGGATGATTTAGAATTGACGATTGTGGGAGAATCTGGTCATGGGGCGCGGCCGCACGAAGCGATCGATGCGATTTGGATTGCTTCGCAGGTGATTACTACTTTGCAACAGGCGATCGCGCGGACACAAAATCCTTTAAGGCCAGTCGTGTTGACAATTGGACAAATTAGTGGTGGGAGAGCTCCAAATGTGATTGCCGATCGCGTCAAATTGCTCGGAACCGTGCGATCGCTTCACCCTGAAACCCACGAATCTCTGCCCGCTTGGATTGAACAAATCGTGTCGAATATTTGCCGCGCTTACGGTGCTAATTACGAGCTTAGTTACAAGCGAGGCGTGCCCGGAGTCCAAAATGACCCCGCCCTCACCCAATTAGTAGAAGGTTGCGCCTTGGAAGCTTGGGGGCGATCGCGCGTGCAAATTTTACCAGAACCATCTCTCGGTGCGGAAGATTTTTCTATGTACCTCGCATCCGCCCCCGGTATGATGTTTCGTCTGGGAGTCGGACACAAAGACAAACCCAATTACCCCCTACATCACCCCCAATTTGATGTCGATGAATCCGCCATTTTTACCGGCGTTGTCACCTTAGCTTATGCCGCTTACAAATACTGGCAACAGGCTTAA
- a CDS encoding Hpt domain-containing protein, with translation MSDQQDRILGLFIQEAKEHLYTLEQGLLDLPATMEDPENITEMFRAAHSVKGGAAMLNLDSIKTTAHRLEDCFKILRDEPATKVDQTSVSLFLKGVDTLKELFERLQGPFGLRNEEASGIVQKVMPVFAQLENHLNALASGKVPAPTANFAAQVMAVLKVMLQLFKQPDSPASRKQLVAGCARLEPLGGGIETWQSLVKTAKSAIANPKNSYKILAPIIIKELKDAGDLVQAGKAKAIAPSKNLQQLAVLQSKAPAGKTSVSPQAEVASPTSASKQITIPAEPKAVVKVLLQTFNKKQLSEIAKLLVQAIKSSP, from the coding sequence GTGTCAGACCAGCAAGACCGAATTTTGGGTTTATTCATACAGGAGGCAAAAGAACACCTCTATACCTTGGAACAGGGTCTCTTGGATTTGCCAGCTACTATGGAAGACCCCGAAAATATTACAGAGATGTTTCGAGCCGCCCATTCGGTCAAAGGAGGCGCGGCTATGCTTAACCTTGACAGTATTAAGACAACTGCTCACCGCCTAGAGGATTGTTTCAAGATTCTCAGAGACGAGCCCGCTACGAAGGTAGACCAAACGTCAGTATCCCTATTTCTCAAGGGGGTTGATACTCTTAAGGAATTGTTTGAGCGTCTGCAAGGGCCTTTTGGGTTGAGGAATGAAGAGGCTAGTGGCATTGTGCAGAAGGTGATGCCAGTTTTTGCTCAACTGGAAAACCATCTTAATGCTTTGGCGAGTGGGAAGGTACCTGCGCCAACTGCGAATTTTGCAGCTCAGGTGATGGCTGTACTCAAAGTGATGTTGCAGCTATTTAAACAGCCAGACTCACCTGCTTCTCGCAAGCAGTTGGTGGCGGGTTGTGCTCGCCTTGAACCTTTGGGAGGAGGGATCGAGACTTGGCAAAGTTTGGTTAAGACTGCAAAGTCTGCGATCGCAAATCCCAAGAACTCTTACAAAATTCTTGCTCCTATAATTATTAAGGAACTTAAGGACGCAGGGGATCTGGTACAAGCTGGTAAAGCGAAAGCGATCGCGCCTTCTAAAAATTTGCAACAATTGGCGGTATTGCAGTCAAAAGCCCCTGCTGGTAAAACTTCGGTATCACCACAGGCCGAGGTCGCATCCCCAACATCAGCTTCTAAGCAGATTACTATCCCCGCAGAACCGAAGGCGGTAGTTAAGGTTCTGCTCCAAACCTTTAATAAAAAGCAACTCTCGGAAATTGCTAAGTTACTGGTTCAAGCTATCAAATCCTCTCCGTGA